One window of Cygnus atratus isolate AKBS03 ecotype Queensland, Australia chromosome 29, CAtr_DNAZoo_HiC_assembly, whole genome shotgun sequence genomic DNA carries:
- the TESPA1 gene encoding protein TESPA1 yields the protein MEGASVLSPSSWEKRRAWVRQSRCWRTTVVEEEAAAAMQDVPELQPPHLDDVFLEGSSSSKIETWLQHCGSSVEVLPEELGLLGPYGCGSSGASFEDDLTLGAEALLLPGNDKATGRALRGKQLNLGHSMASSALSSVTNKTSSSISEVLEWWQADAEEILYNLGFVQSEPGAVARIPARFFSAPSQAKGIDFQLFLKAQVRRMEMEDPCLMLASRFQQVQALAATADAFFCLYSYVSKTPVQRISPLRLAWADPDVPDIRVSPAQPAVLSPGDRLKKAVAKMCLYTAPRTGDSPRGAGALGRVVQEVLERAREERFRFDPPDGEGGERDIGEVPSAGEDDGDAHEEAGCFFPPSLRVRRSLMLQGGSGHSDSSGFVEEPLPEQMPGKKQNAPSYWGILERTGRVPTDVTPSAGTDAEGRDRASEGALVDATDLLERLLRSLGDTLAGAVRLIFGGKKAARKIALGRLQVPAEGPGLLFPGAAFLRAAQDREIFTPGR from the exons ATGGAGGGCGCCTCGGTGCTCAGCCCGTCCTCGTGGGAGAAACGGCGCGCCTGGGTCAGGCAGAGCCGCTGCTGGCGGACCACGGTGGTcgaggaggaggcggccgcTGCCATGCAGGACGTCCccgagctgcagcccccccacctGGACGACGTCTTCCTTGAAG GAAGCTCCTCCAGCAAGATAGAGACGTGGCTGCAGCACTGCGG GTCATCCGTGGAGGTGCTGCCGGAGGAGCTGGGCTTGCTGGGACCCTACG GCTGCGGGAGCAGCGGCGCCAGCTTCGAGGACGATCTGACGCTGGGAGCTGAAG ctcttctgCTACCGGGGAATGACAAAGCCACCGGCAG ggctctGCGGGGCAAGCAGCTCAACCTGGGGCACAGCATGGCATCCAGCGCCCTCTCCAGCGTCACCAACAAGACCAGCTCCAG CATCTCCGAGGTGCTGGAGTGGTGGCAGGCGGACGCCGAGGAAATCCTCTACAACCTGGGCTTCGTGCAGAGCGAGCCGGGCGCCGTGGCTCGCATCCCCGCGCGCTTCTTCTCGGCGCCCTCGCAGGCCAAGGGCATCGACTTCCAGCTCTTCCTGAAGGCCCAGGTGCGGCGCATGGAGATGGAGGACCCCTGCCTGATGCTGGCCA gtCGCTTCCAGCAGGTCCAAGCTCTGGCCGCCACGGCCGACGCGTTCTTCTGCCTCTACTCCTACGTCTCCAAGACCCCCGTGCAGCGCATCTCCCCCTTGCGCCTCGCCTGGGCCGACCCCGACGTCCCCGATATCCGCGTCTCCCCCGCCCAGCCCGCCGTCCTCTCGCCCGGGGACCGCCTGAAGAAGGCCGTGGCCAAAATGTGCCTGTACACGGCCCCCCGCACCGGGGACAGCCCGCGGGGGGCCGGCGCCCTGGGCAGGGtggtgcaggaggtgctggagcgGGCCAGGGAGGAGAGGTTTCGCTTCGACCCCCCCGATGGCGAGGGTGGGGAAAGGGACATTGGTGAG GTGCCGAGCGCCGGTGAGGACGACGGCGATGCCCACGAGGAAGCCGGctgcttcttccctccctccctgcggGTCCGGAGAA GCTTGATGCTGCAGGGGGGCAGCGGCCACTCCGACAGCAGCGGCTTCGTGGAGGAGCCGCTGCCCGAGCAGATGCC tggtaaaaaacaaaatgctccCAGTTACTGGGGGATACTGGAGCGTACTGGGAGGG TGCCGACCGACGTGACGCCTTCCGCGGGCACCG ATGCCGAGGGAAGGGACCGGGCTTCCGAAGGAGCGCTGGTGGACGCCACCGACCTGCTGGAGCGCCTCCTCAGGTCCCTGGGGGACACCCTGGCGGGGGCGGTGCGGCTGATTTTTGGGGGCAAAAAGG CAGCCCGGAAAATCGCCCTTGGCCGGCTCCAGGTGCCCGCAGAGGGGCCCGGGCTCCTCTTCCCCGGGGCTGCTTTCCTCCGAGCCGCGCAGGACCGGGAGATCTTCACGCCTGGCCGCTGA